One region of Solanum pennellii chromosome 6, SPENNV200 genomic DNA includes:
- the LOC107023905 gene encoding ABC transporter F family member 1-like, which translates to MVSDASKKREAQKKAAAAAKRGGKSKAAVMKAAAAATSTPSESNGVDELTNGVGEIQLSDRTCTGVLCSHPLSRDIRIESLSLTFHGHDLIVDSELELNYGRRYGLLGLNGCGKSTLLSAIGCRELPIPDHMDIFHLTREIEASDMSSLQAVISCDEERLRLEKEVEVLAAQDDGGGEQLERIYERLEALDASTAEKRAAEILFGLGFNKKMQEQKTRDFSGGWRMRIALARALFMNPTILLLDEPTNHLDLEACVWLEETLKKFDRILVVVSHSQDFLNGVCTNIIHMQNKKLKLYTGNYDQYVQTREELEENQMKQYRWEQEQIASMKEYIARFGHGSAKLARQAQSKEKTLAKMERGGLTEKVAKDKVLVFRFPNVGKLPPPVLQFVEVTFGYTPENLIYKNLDFGVDLDSRVALVGPNGAGKSTLLKLMTGELVPLDGMVRRHNHLRIAQFHQHLAEKLDMELSALQFMIKEYPGNEEEKMRASIGRFGLTGKAQVMPMKNLSDGQRSRIIFAWLAFRQPHMLLLDEPTNHLDIETIDSLAEALNEWDGGMVLVSHDFRLINQVAHEIWVCENKTVTRWEGDIMDFKLHLKARAGLGDE; encoded by the exons ATGGTGTCGGATGCGAGTAAGAAGAGAGAGGCGCAGAAGAAGGCAGCAGCAGCTGCGAAGAGAGGAGGGAAGTCTAAGGCGGCGGTGATGAAGGCGGCAGCGGCTGCAACATCTACTCCGTCGGAGAGTAACGGCGTCGATGAATTGACGAATGGTGTAGGAGAAATTCAGTTGTCTGATCGGACTTGTACCGGTGTTTTGTGTTCACATCCACTTTCCAGAGATATTCGG ATAGAATCGTTATCACTTACTTTTCATGGACATGATCTTATAGTTGATTCTGAACTGGAACTTAACTACGGAAG ACGTTATGGTTTGCTTGGGCTTAATGGTTGTGGGAAGTCTACTCTTCTTTCTGCTATAGGATGTCGTGAACTTCCCATCCCAGATCATATGGATATCTTTCATCTAACGCGCGAGATTGAAGCGTCTGACATGTCCTCACTTCAAGCTGTTATTAGTTGCGATGAAGAGAGGTTGAGATTGGAGAAAGAAGTTGAAGTCTTGGCTGCACAG GATGATGGTGGTGGAGAGCAACTTGAACGCATCTATGAGCGTTTGGAAGCTTTGGACGCATCAACTGCTGAGAAGCGTGCAGCTGAAATACTGTTCGGTCTTGGATTTAACAAGAAAATGCAAGAACAAAAAACACGAGATTTTTCCGGTGGATGGAGGATGAGGATTGCTCTTGCTCGTGCCCTGTTTATGAATCCGACCATTTTGCTGCTTGATGAACCCACCAATCATCTAG ACCTAGAGGCTTGCGTGTGGTTAGAAGAAACCTTGAAGAAGTTTGACCGTATTCTGGTTGTTGTTTCACACTCGCAAGACTTCCTAAATGGTGTGTGTACTAACATCATCCATATGCAAAATAAGAAGTTGAAGCTCTACACCGGTAATTATGACCAATATGTCCAAACCCGTGAGGAGTTGGAAGAAAATCAGATGAAACAGTACAGATGGGAGCAGGAGCAGATTGCTTCAATGAAGGAGTACATTGCTCGTTTTGGACATGGATCTGCCAAACTAGCCCGTCAAGCACAAAGTAAAGAGAAAACACTGGCTAAGATGGAGCGTGGAGGGCTTACAGAGAAGGTGGCAAAGGACAAGGTCCTGGTCTTCCGTTTTCCTAATGTTGGCAAACTTCCTCCTCCTGTTCTGCAGTTTGTGGAAGTGACATTTGGCTACACACCCGAGAATCTCATCTACAAGAACCTAGATTTTGGTGTAGACCTTGATTCAAGGGTAGCACTGGTGGGACCTAATGGAGCTGGAAAGAGCACGCTACTTAAGCTGATGACAGGGGAGTTGGTTCCCCTTGATGGCATGGTTAGGCGGCATAATCACCTGCGTATTGCACAGTTCCACCAGCACTTGGCTGAGAAGCTTGACATGGAATTATCTGCTCTTCAGTTCATGATAAAAGAGTATCCTGGGAATGAGGAGGAGAAGATGAGGGCATCAATTGGGAGGTTTGGCCTTACTGGTAAAGCTCAAGTAATGCCTATGAAAAACTTGTCAGATGGTCAACGTAGCCGGATTATATTTGCGTGGTTGGCTTTTAGACAACCTCACATGCTGCTTCTCGATGAGCCAACCAACCATCTTGATATTGAGACAATTGACTCACTTGCCGAGGCTTTGAATGAATGGGATGGTGGAATGGTTCTTGTTAGTCATGATTTCAGGCTCATAAACCAGGTCGCCCATGAGATATGGGTGTGTGAAAATAAAACTGTGACACGGTGGGAGGGTGACATTATGGACTTCAAGCTACATTTGAAGGCGAGGGCCGGATTGGGTGATGAGTGA
- the LOC107022964 gene encoding auxin-induced protein X15-like produces MFKDRTNGKNEKKGIVKKLRKSLLLGKKFSMDDQSENESRDVPEDVKEGHFAVIAMDNDELKRFVVPLSCLTHPLFLRLLEQASEVYGFDHEGALTLPCRPSEMERILALIYMEFARDCLA; encoded by the coding sequence aTGTTTAAGGATAGAACAAATGGGAAGAACGAAAAGAAAGGTATAGTGAAGAAATTAAGAAAGAGTCTTCTACTAGGTAAGAAATTTTCGATGGACGATCAATCGGAAAATGAGTCAAGGGACGTACCGGAGGACGTGAAGGAAGGGCATTTCGCGGTCATTGCGATGGACAACGATGAGCTCAAGAGATTTGTAGTGCCATTAAGTTGCTTAACACATCCTTTATTCTTGAGGCTATTGGAACAAGCTTCTGAGGTATATGGTTTTGATCATGAAGGTGCACTTACATTACCATGTAGACCTAGTGAAATGGAGAGGATTTTGGCTCTAATATACATGGAGTTTGCGCGTGATTGCTTAGCTTAG